The nucleotide sequence AGAGGCACGGTAAAGAGGTAGCCGCTTTTAAAATCAGGTTCCTATTATTGATAAGAAAATATAATAAACTAAAAGAAGCAGAACCGCTAACGGATCTGCTTCTTTTTTGGTTATTTTTGCTATTCTATTTTAATTGAATTTTGCAACTCACTCTTCTTTATTCCAAACCTACTCGTTTGAATATCACGTCAACGTTTTTCAAATGATGATGATAATCAAAGGCATCGTCTATTTCTTCTTTAGATAATACCGATGTGATGGTTGGATCTTCTTCTAACAGCGGGCGGAACTGCACTTGGTTGTCCCAAGCGTACGCAGTTTTTGGCTGAACAAGATCATAAGCTTCTTCTCTTGTCATTCCCTTATCGATCAATTTCAGCATAACGCGCTGGCTATAAATCAAACCAAATGTTGCAGACATATTCCGCTTCATGTTTTCAGGAAAGACCGTTAGATTTTTAACGATATTGCCAAAACGATTTAACATGTAATTCAATAAAATCGTGGTATCAGGCAAGATGATTCGTTCTGCTGAAGAATGAGAAATATCTCTTTCATGCCATAATGTGACATTTTCATAGGCAGTGACCATGTGTCCGCGCACCACTCTGGCTAGACCAGCCATATTTTCTGAACCGATCGGATTCCTTTTGTGCGGCATAGCAGAAGAACCTTTTTGACCTTTCGCAAAAAATTCTTCTACTTCACGTGTTTCGGATTTTTGCAATCCGCGTATCTCTGTTGCAAAACGTTCAATACTTGTAGCAATAAGCGCCATCGCTGAGAAATATTCAGCATGTAGATCCCGAGGGAGAACTTGAGTAGAGATTTCTTGTGGACGGATCCCCAATTGTTTACATACATACTCTTCAATAAATGGCGGGATATTTGCGAACGTCCCCACTGCTCCTGAGATTTTTCCTGCTTCTACTCCTTTTGCCGCATGTTCAAATCGTTCGATGTTCCGTTTCATTTCTGAATACCATGTGGCAAGTTTCAATCCAAAAGTAGTTGGTTCAGCATGGACACCGTGTGTCCGACCCATCATCACTGTATATTTGTGTTCTTTTGCTTTTTCGCCAATGATTTCCGTAAAACGTTTCAAGTCTTCCCGTAAAATATCATTTGCTTGCTTGATGAGATAGCCATAAGCAGTATCTACGACATCCGTACTTGTTAGACCATAATGGACCCATTTTCTTTCTTCTCCCAATGTTTCAGAAACCGCTCGTGTAAACGCAACGACATCATGGCGTGTTAATTTTTCGATTTCCAAGATCCGATCGATATCAAATGATGCATGCTCACGAATTTTTTTCACATCTTCTTGCGGGATTTCACCAAGTTCTGCCCAAGCTTCATCTGCTAAAATCTCGACTTCGAGCCACGCACGGTATTTGTTCTCTTCCGTCCAGATATTCCCCATTTCAGGGCGTGTATAACGTTCTAACATGTTTTTTCTCCTCTAATCCCAAATATTCGTTTGTTTGATTTCTTCCAGCGTTTGCTGGATGTCTTCTGTCAAGATAGTGATATGTCCCATCTTGCGACCTTTTTTTGCTTGTTTTTTTCCATAGAAATGGAATTGCCAGTCTGGCTTATTCTCAATCAAGCGATAGCTTTCCAGCAGTTGTTCTCCCAAAACATTGACCATTACTGCATTGCTTATCAAACGTACTTTTTCTCCTAATGGCCAACCACAAATACCTCGAATATGGGCATCGAACTGACTCATAGAACAAGCTTCAATAGAATAATGTCCAGAATTGTGAGGACGAGGAGCTAATTCATTCACATATAGCCCGCCTGTTTTTGTTAAAAACATTTCTACCCCTAAAACACCTGAAAGGCTCACTGCTTCTGCAATCACACGGGCAATACGCTCAGCCTCCTCGATCACATCCTGATCAATCGCGGCTGGAGCAATCGTTTCATGAAGAATATTGTTGTGGTGGATGTTTTCCACGACCGGAAAAGTCGTGAAATCTCCTTGACCATTTCCTGCCACCATGATCGAAATCTCTTTTTCAAACGGGATCCATGCTTCTAAAACACAGGTTCCTTCTCTTAAAAGGTCCATGGCAGGAGCTAGATCCGCCCGACTTTTCAAAACATACTGCCCCTTGCCATCATAGCCGCCTCGAGTGGTTTTCAAAACACAAGGATAGCCGATCCCGTCAATCGCATCTTGGATATCCGTCGGACTGACAATCGTTGCATAAGGAGCAATCACGATGTTGTTCGTTTCCAAAAAAGATTTTTCTAACAGGCGGTCTTGCGTAATCGCAAGCAAGTCTGTCCCTTGAGGAATAAATGACATGGGTAAAATCGCATTTAACGCCTCTACACTGACGTTTTCGAATTCATAGGTAATGACATCTGTTCTTCTGGCAAGCTCTTTCAGCGCAAAGGTGTCATCATAGACACTTTCAATGTGCCAATCTGCAACTTGTGCGGCTGGACAATCGCTCACAGGATCCAGCACACCTACTTTAAAGCCCATTTCTTTTGCACTAATCGCCATCATACGACCTAATTGACCGCCACCGACGATCCCGATCGTTGAACCAGGCAACAAAGGTTTAACCAAGTTGATCACTACTTTCTATAACAGTTTTAGCCAACATTGAACGTCTTTCAGCCAATTTAGCCTCCAATTCTAAATCATACATGGAAAGCATCTGTATCGCAAGTAGTCCAGCATTAATTGCTCCCGCTTTTCCGATTGCTGTAGTAGCTACAGGTACTCCTCCAGGCATTTGGACAATCGAAAGAAGCGAATCCAAACCATTTAATGTTCGTGATTGGACCGGTACACCGATAACCGGCAAAGTTGTTTTTGATGCGACCATACCCGGCAGATGCGCGGCTCCCCCTGCTCCTGCAATAATGATTTTGATTCCTTTTTTTCGAGCGTTTTGTGCATATTCAAACATCAAATCTGGGGTTCGATGAGCAGAAACGACCTTTTTTTCATAAGACACACCGAATTCTTCCAATATTTGACATGCTTCTTTCATTGTTTCCCAATCTGAAGTACTCCCCATAATCACAGAGATTTTTGCTGTCATTGTTTTTCCTCCCAGTTTTTCTACATTCATATTTTAACAATCACTTTTTTTGATGTCAAAGAAATTTCGAATGTTAACAAAGAAAAACATTTTATTGTTCGTGTTTATTAAAGATGAAAAAAAGGAATGTGACAAAAGTTAGGTCACATTCCTTTTTATGGATAAACGGTGTTCAATCAGCTGACCCTCGGTATTAGCTCAAACAAACGGCAAAATACGAGGAACTATTTTTCCGTTTGTTTCTCTAACAATCAGGTCAAAACGCTGATTTCACAACCTTTCTTTTGCTCTATTACTTCTTGAAGGCTTCTTCCAATATTTCTTCATCTTTTTTCAATCCATTAAAGATCAAATTCAATATGATAGCCGTAATGCTACTCATTACGATGCCATTTCCAGTGAACATTTGCAATGTTTGCGGCATTTGACTGAATAATGTCGGCGTAACATTGAAACCCAGCCCAAATCCAACAGAAACAGCAACAATCAATAGATTTTTA is from Enterococcus faecium and encodes:
- the purB gene encoding adenylosuccinate lyase; protein product: MLERYTRPEMGNIWTEENKYRAWLEVEILADEAWAELGEIPQEDVKKIREHASFDIDRILEIEKLTRHDVVAFTRAVSETLGEERKWVHYGLTSTDVVDTAYGYLIKQANDILREDLKRFTEIIGEKAKEHKYTVMMGRTHGVHAEPTTFGLKLATWYSEMKRNIERFEHAAKGVEAGKISGAVGTFANIPPFIEEYVCKQLGIRPQEISTQVLPRDLHAEYFSAMALIATSIERFATEIRGLQKSETREVEEFFAKGQKGSSAMPHKRNPIGSENMAGLARVVRGHMVTAYENVTLWHERDISHSSAERIILPDTTILLNYMLNRFGNIVKNLTVFPENMKRNMSATFGLIYSQRVMLKLIDKGMTREEAYDLVQPKTAYAWDNQVQFRPLLEEDPTITSVLSKEEIDDAFDYHHHLKNVDVIFKRVGLE
- the purK gene encoding 5-(carboxyamino)imidazole ribonucleotide synthase, translated to MVKPLLPGSTIGIVGGGQLGRMMAISAKEMGFKVGVLDPVSDCPAAQVADWHIESVYDDTFALKELARRTDVITYEFENVSVEALNAILPMSFIPQGTDLLAITQDRLLEKSFLETNNIVIAPYATIVSPTDIQDAIDGIGYPCVLKTTRGGYDGKGQYVLKSRADLAPAMDLLREGTCVLEAWIPFEKEISIMVAGNGQGDFTTFPVVENIHHNNILHETIAPAAIDQDVIEEAERIARVIAEAVSLSGVLGVEMFLTKTGGLYVNELAPRPHNSGHYSIEACSMSQFDAHIRGICGWPLGEKVRLISNAVMVNVLGEQLLESYRLIENKPDWQFHFYGKKQAKKGRKMGHITILTEDIQQTLEEIKQTNIWD
- the purE gene encoding 5-(carboxyamino)imidazole ribonucleotide mutase, which translates into the protein MTAKISVIMGSTSDWETMKEACQILEEFGVSYEKKVVSAHRTPDLMFEYAQNARKKGIKIIIAGAGGAAHLPGMVASKTTLPVIGVPVQSRTLNGLDSLLSIVQMPGGVPVATTAIGKAGAINAGLLAIQMLSMYDLELEAKLAERRSMLAKTVIESSDQLG